GCGGCTGGTGAAAGTTGGTCACCATCGCTTTCACTATCTTATACTGATATCCCGGAGCTATGATAATCTGCGTACTGCTGTGAAGGGCTTCCAGCCCGTTCCTGTCGAGGTAACCTAAAATCTTTTGCAGTGCGACTACAGGCGGAATCTGATCATACTTTTCGTATGGCTGCCATTGCTTGACGTGCAGTTCTTCTTCCGTAGCATCGGGATTTTCCGCCAATGTTACTCCGATGTGATACAGGCTTTCGAGCGTACGCACCGAAGTGGTGCCTACAGCAACAGCGCAACCGTCATGATCGATCAGCTTTTTGATCGTAGCCCGATTGACGGAGATATACTCCGTATGCATCTCATGCCCTTCTATCTCTTCGCTTTTCACGGGCTTGAAGGTTCCCGCGCCTACATGAAGTGTCAGTTCTTCCAGATCGATGCCTTTTTCCTGCAATGCTTCCAGTACACGGGGAGTGAAGTGCAGTCCGGCTGTCGGTGCGGCTACCGAGCCTTTTATTTTGGAATAAACGGTCTGATAAGTTTCTTTATCGCTCTCTTCCGTATCCCGGTTCAGATATGGGGGAATCGGCAGTTCTCCGAACACTTCGAGGATATCGGCAAAGGTTACTTCCGGATTGTCCCAGGAGAAATCAATCCAGTGGCTGGTGCCCCTGCATTCTCCACGGGTAGCGGTCAGAGTGATCGGGAAACCTTTTACCGTCATCTCCCGTTTCAGTGCTCCGTCTTTCCATTTCTTCAGGTTACCGATCATGCAGAGCCAGGCAGCGTGTTCCGTCTGCTGGAAGTTCAATACATAATCGTTGGGCTGAATCGGTTCCAGACAGAAGACCTCGATCAGCGCCCCCGTTTCTTTGCGGAAGTGGAGGCGTGCCTGAATCACCTTCGTGTTGTTGAATACCATCAGGCTTCCTTTCGGGAGATAGTCCGGCAAGGATGTGAAGACATCTTCGCTTACTTCACCGTGGCGATATACCAACAGTTTTGACTGGTCTCGTACTGCTAAAGGAAATTTGGCGATTCGTTCATCCGGTAGTGGATAGTTGTATTCGCTGATGTGAATATGTTTCGGGTCTTCTTTCATTCTCGTTTCAATAAAAAAAGCATCAATAACCCATCGATTATCAATGCTTTGTCGGTAGTCGGGATGACAAGATTCGAACTTGCGACCACACGCCCCCCAGACGCGTACTCTACCGGGCTGAGCTACATCCCGAATTGCGGTTGCAAAAGTAGTGCTTTATTTTTAAATAGCAAATAAATAGCCTGTTTTTTTCCATTAGCTGATTTTAGGATAAGTTTCCGTTTGCGGAATAAAAAGTCCTTTAGTCCATAATAATTCTAAATAATATAGGTGGTTGCAAACTAACATAACAGGGTTTTGTTTATGAAATTAAGTGAATAGATAGTGCGTAACTTCTTTAAAATGAAACCATATCGGCATACGAGACATGAGAGTAGTTTAGGATAGTATATTTTTGTATTTAGTTTTATTTAATGAGGGGGTAAATGTGTATAATAAAAATAGAGAAACGTTAGAAGCTTATGTCTTAGGTGATGATTTTAAGTATTTTCAGAATTTGAAGTATCTTCCCCTAAGCGTTTATCCTTCTAATATTCAGTCTGCTTTGGTCGTGTATTGCTTCAGCGGAAAGGCCAAGCTTAATGTATATGATGATTCGCATTGGATACAGCCGCAGGAATTGATTATTCTGTTGCCGGGACAATTCGTTTCGTTCACCGAGGCCAGTGATGATTTTCTGACTACTACGTTGGTGGTGTCGCCTACAATGTTCAGCGATGCGCTGAGCGGTGTGCCTCGCTTTTCACCGCATTTCTTTTTCTATATGAGGACCCATTATTGGTATCCTCAGACCGAAAATGATACTCGGCGGTTGATGAATTTCTTTGGAATGGTAAAGGATAAAGTGACGTCTAATGATATATACAGGCGTGAGCTGATTATTCATTTATTAAGATACTTATATTTGGAATTGTTTAATGCTTATGAAAAGGAGGCATCTCTGATGACTACCCGAAAAGATACTCGTAAAGAGGAACTGGCTAATAAATTCTTTGGGTTGATAATGAAGCACTTCAAAGAGAATAAGGATGTTGCTTTCTATGCTGATAAGTTGTGTATCACATCCAAATACCTGACGATGGTGATCAAGGAAGTGAGCGGCAAATCTGCCAAAGACTGGATTGTAGAATACATCGTACTCGAAATAAAGGCTTTGCTGAAGAATACGAATATGAATATTCAGGAAATTGCCGTGAAAACAAATTTTGCCAATCAGTCGTCTTTGGGACGTTTCTTCAGGAAACATACCGGAATGTCATTGTCCCAATACCGGATGAGTAACTTAGGATAATATAGAAGATGCCTGTGGGGAATAAAGGCATATGTGGGGAGAGGAGAATGGGAAAGGGAAAGAAGAAATGGGAAACCTTTTAGGGAATCCCATTCTCCTTCATTATTATAATAAGTTTCAAGATCAGACTCCCATACATTCGCGATAGAAGTCAAGCATTTCAAAAATTGTGTCTTTATCAGCTGTCTGGTTGATGCAAATATCTCCGATCTCTTTCAGTAAAGTAAAATTGACCGTTCCTGAGGTATTTTTCTTATCATGTTGCATAAATGCGTAGAGTTGTTCGTACTGCTTACAGTCGAATGCGAATGAACCATAATTCTCTTTGATGAATTGGATGGTCTGTCGCATCTTGTCTTTCGGAAAGCCGACTTTGAGGTGTGACAGGTAAAGCTCGCATACGATTCCCCATGCTACGGCATAGCCATGCAGCACGGGGCGATTCTCAGCCAATGCCAGACTTTCGAAGGCATGTCCTGCTGTATGTCCCAGGTTCAGTGCTTTACGGATGCCATGCTCGAAGGGGTCTTGCTCCACAATGTCTTCCTTCACCTGTACCGATCGTCCCACCATATTTTTGAGATATGCATAATCAATGTTATTGGTATTGAAATCCAGTAATTCGACCCAGTGTGCGGTATTGCTGATTAATCCGTGCTTTAACATTTCAGCATAACCGGAGAAGAAATTCTGTGCATCGAGGCTGCGCAGGAATTCAGTTTCAATCAGCACACTGTCTGCCGGAGCAAACGAGCCTATCTCGTTTTTCAGTCCGTTGAAGTTGATACCTGTCTTACCGCCGACGGATGCGTCGACCATAGCCAACAGTGTAGTGGGTATATTGATATAAGAAATCCCCCGTTTGAAGGTAGCGGCGGCAAAGCCTCCCAAATCTGTTACCATGCCCCCACCAAGGTTGATGAGCAATGAGTGACGTGTAGCCCCTTGCTGACTCAGTGCCATCCATACGGAGGCCAGAGTCTCCAGTGTCTTATGCACATCTTCGGCTCCGATACAGATTTCGACTGCGTCTTTCAGAAACGATACCTCTTTCAATGAGGGCAGACAAAGACGCTGGGTATGTTCGTCTGTGAGGATGAATAACTTGTCATGCGGACACCTTTCAATGGCACGACCGAGGCTTGTTTCCAAGCTTTCGCAGAGAATGACTTCTTGTTTACTCATGATTCTTTTGCTTTTTCTTGGTGCAAATGTATATAAAATATCTTTTTTTACTTACTTTTGTCTCGTTAAAACGTTCAATTATGAAAGCATTGTTTCCTGTATTTTGCCGTCCTTTGGGATATGTGGTGTTGTTAGTAGCTTTGTTTCTTCTTCCGATTTTGCTAATGCAAGGGTTGATAACCGACCATAACCTGCTATTTTATAAGGAATGTACGAAGCTGTTGATGATGGCAGGATGCTTGCTGATCATCTTTGCCCTAAGCAAGAATGAAAGCCGCGAGACGGAACAGATTCGTAATGCGGCAGTCCGGAATGCAGTCTTTCTGACTTTTCTGTTTGTTTTCGGTGGTATGTTGTGGCGTGTTCTGCAAGGAGATGTGATCAATGTAGACACTTCTTCTTTTCTCACCTTTTTAATCTTTAATGTGCTTTGTTTGGAGTTTGGTCTTAAAAAAGCGCTTGTTGATCGATTCTTCAAAAGATAATTTTCTATTAAATTAAACCTTTTACGATTCTATTTGTCAAAAAGACATTGTTATTACTCTACTAATCGTAATTAAGGTAAATGAAAAGATTATCAGTTTGGTGGGTGCTTACACTGTTATGCACCTTCTCTATTTTTGCACAGAATAAGGTGATTACCGTTTCGGGGCGTGTTGTCGAATCTGACTCTAAAGAGCCAGCTGCACAGGCAACTATTCAATTGTTATCGTTGCCGGATAGCGCTTATGCAGCCGGTATAGCAAGTAGTAATAAGGGGTGGTTTACGCTCCCTAAAGTGAAAGCGGGGAAATATTTGTTGAAGGTTTCTTACATCGGTTTCCGTACGAAATTCGTTCCTGTACAATTATCCAATAATGTGACTGAAAAGAAAATGGGGACAATCTCTCTGGACCCTGATGCAGTGATGCTGAGCGAGGCTGTGATTACGGCGGAAGCTCCTCCTGTTACTGTAAAAGCTGATACTACAGAGTATTCTGCAGCGGCTTACCCTGTACCGGAAGGTTCAATGTTAGAAGATCTTGTGAAAAAAATTCCAGGAGCTGAAGTGAGTGATGAAGGTAAAATTACTATAAATGGTAAGGAAATAAAAAAGATAATGGTTGATGGAAAGGAATTTTTTTCTGATGACCCGAAAGTCTCTATGAAGAACTTACCTGCTAATATGATTGAGAAAGTAAAGGCTTATGATAAAAAAAGTGATATGGCACGTATCACAGGAATTGATGATGGAGATGAAGAGCCCGTCTTGGATTTGACCGTTAAGAAAGGTATGAAAAAAGGATGGATTGGAAATCTTATTGCAGGGTATGGTAGCCAGGATCGGTATGAAGGGGGAGTAATGATCAGCCGCTTTAAAGATGATGCGAGTCTTTCAATTATAGGTTCTGCAAATAATACTAATAATAAGGGATTTTCTGAATTTGGTGATGCCGGACAGGGACTAGGTGGAGGTAATGCTGGTTCAGGTATTACAACTGCACAATCGTTGGGAGTCAACTTCGCTAAGGATACTAAAAAGTTGCAGATCGGGGGGAATGTACAATATGGACATTCTGATAATGACGCTCGTCGCAAAACCTCTTCAGAAACATTTTTGGGGGAAACATCTTCTTTTGCTCAAAGTGAGAACTTTTCAAATCGTAATCGCCATGATTTTCGCGTTGATTTCCGTTTGGAGTGGAGACCTGACACATTGACTACGATTATTTTCCGTCCTAACGGTAGTTATTCACAAACAGAATCTAGCAGTCGTTCTTGGTCAAAGACAGAAAATAACTCGCATAGTCCTGTTAATGAAAAAGAGGCAGCTTCTTCTTCTAAAAGTCATAATGCATCTTTTAATGGTAGCTTGATGGCTTTTCGAAGATTGAACAATAAAGGACGAAACTTGTCTTTGGGTGCACGTTTCGGATATAGTGACAGCGAGTCCGATTCTTATTCTGATTCAAAGACTGAATTCTTCGAAAAGGATAGTATTTCTGATATTTCGCGCTATACAGACAGAAATAGTGATAGTCGTAACTGGAGTGTATCAGCTTCTTATACAGAACCTGTATTTAAAAATCACTTTTTGCAGTTGCGTTATGAATTTGCTCATCGCAAACAGTTATCACAATCATTAGTGTATGATAGTATTAACTACTATCCGTATCCTGAATATATAGAGCGTGGGTATGATAATGAACTAAGTACACGTGTGGAGAATTTCTATGATACTCATACTGCTGATGTTTCTGTACGTGGTATTCACCCTAAGATGATGTATAGTGTAGGAGTGGGGGTGACTCCTCAGTCATCCTTAAGTAAAACGACAATTGGTCCGAACTATAAGAAGAATCTTCCAGAACAGAATGTTTTGAATTGGGCTCCTTCAGTAATGTTCCGTTATATGTTTAATAAACAACATGTATTAATGTTCCGTTATCGTGGAAGAAGCAGTACACCTAACATTGAGGACCTGCAGGAGGTGATTGATATAACCGACCCGATGAACCTAAGATATGGTAATCCGAATTTGAAACCATCATTTAATAATAATTTTACTCTCGATTATAGAAAGTTTGTACCGGAATCTATGCGTAGCTATTCTGCTAATTTGTATTATACAAGTACATTGAATTCTGTAGCAAATAGAATGACATATGATCCTCAGACGGGTGCTCGGGTTTATAAGAAAGAAAATGTAAATGGTAACTGGCAAGCAAGAGGATTTTTTTCATTCAATACACCGTTGAAGAACAAGAAATTTACAATTTCATCTAATACAAATGCACGATTTAGTGATGCTGTAAGTTATACAAGTGTCGGAAGTTCTAAAAATGCAGATCAGGAACTAAGTACAACGCATAATTTAGGGTTAGGAGAACGGTTTACCAGTAGTTATCGTAGTGAAGTTTTTGATATATCCTTAAGTGGTTCTGTTAATTATAATTTGGTCAGAAATAGTAAACAAGAAAATAGTAATCGAGAAACATTCGACTACTATATTGGAGGTAATACCAATGTAAACCTTCCTTGGCAAGTCTCGATTTCCACAGATATTAATTGTCGATTTAAAGATGGATATACAGGTGGGCTTAATAATAACGAAGTGATGTGGAATGCACAAATTTCGAAGAATTTTTTAAAGAATAATTCGGGTACAATTCGTTTTAAAATATATGATATCTTAAAACAACAAAGTAGTTTGTCGCGTTCGATTAGCGAAACAATGATGAGTGATACTGAATATAATACTTTAGGAAGTTATTTCATGGTACATTTTGTATATCGCTTTAATACGTTGGGTGGAAAGTCACCAAATCGACGTGGACCGGGTGGTGGACCTAGAGGAGGACATGGCTTTGGCGGCGGTGGCAGACCTATGCGTTTCTAAATTGTGACTAGCTCTGAATGAAAACGGGAAAGTCCCGATGGTAATGAACATGACTAACATGACTTGCCATCGGGACTTTTTTGTTTATCCGATAATTTGCTTTATATTTGTTGTTCAGTATCCATATAAAAAAGGAGTATCCTATGATTGACTGGAACATACTAGTTAGCCAGATAGCTACGGTTGCTTTTGATATCGTTTATTTTGGAGCCATTATCAGTACGATTGTCGTTATCATTCTTGATAACCGGAATCCGGTGAAGACTATGGCATGGATACTCATATTACTTTTCCTCCCAATTGTCGGTCTTGTTTTTTATTTCTTCTTTGGTCGGAGTCAGCGTCGGGAACGTATCATCGGTCAAAAAAGTTATGACCGCCTTTTGAAGAAACCTATGGCGGAATACATGGCGCAAGACTGTTCGGATGTACCTGAAGAATATGCCCGCCTTATCCAACTTTTCCAGCATACCAATCAAGCTTTTCCATTTGAGGGAAACCGTATTGCTGTCTATACGGAAGGCTATACCAAATTGCAATCATTGCTTCGTGAGCTCCAAAAGGCGAAACAACACATTCATATAGAATACTATATCTTTGAAGATGATGCTATAGGACGTTTGGTAAGGGATGTACTAATCGAAAAAGCATCTCAGGGGGTTGAAGTAAGAGTAATTTATGATGATGTGGGGTGCTGGCATGTACCTAACCGCTTTTTCGAGGAAATGCGTAATGCAGGTATTGAAGTCAGGAGTTTCTTGAAAGTACGCTTCCCTTTGTTTACAAGCAGGGTCAATTATCGTAACCACAGAAAAATAGTCGTGATAGACGGACGTATCGGTTTTGTGGGAGGTATGAACCTGGCAGAACGTTATATGCGTGGTTTCTCATGGGGGATTTGGCGTGACACCCATATTCTGATAGAAGGAAAGGCTGTGCATGGTCTGCAAACGGCCTTTTTGCTCGACTGGTATTTCGTTGACCGTACATTGATTACAGCTTCACGTTATTTCCCAAAGATAGAATCTTGTGGAAGTTCATTAGTTCAGGTGGTTACCAGTGAACCCATTGGCCCCTGGAAAGAAATCATGCAGGGGCTGACTATGGCGATCAATGGAGCGAAGAAGTATTTCTATATGCAAACCCCTTATTTCCTGCCGACAGAGCAAGTACTTGCCGCTATGCAGACAGCTGCACTGGCAGGAGTAGATGTGCGTTTGATGTTGCCGGAACGTGCCGACAACCGAATCACTCATTTGGGATCGCATTCTTACCTGGCAGATGTGATGCAGGCAGGTGTCAAAGTCTATTTTTATAAGAAAGGGTTTCTGCACTCCAAACTGATGGTTTCTGATGATATGCTCTCTACAGTAGGGTCTACCAATGTTGACTTCCGTAGTTTTGAGCATAATTTTGAAGTAAATGCCTTTATGTATGATGTGGAAACGGCTCTTGAAATGAAGGAGATATTCCTTCAGGATCAGCGGGAAAGTACACAGATCTTTCTGAAAAACTGGGTGAAACGTTCGTGGAGGAGGAGGGCAGCAGAGTCTGTCGTTCGTTTGTTGGCTCCGCTGCTTTAAAAAGGATGCTTCCTTTATCTGATATACTTTTATCTTATCTGAAAAGCGAGAAATTCACACTTCCATAGACTCTTCTTTCTATGAAATGCGGATGATCTTCAAAGTTATTTTGCTTACCATGCTCCAATACAAACAAACCTCCTTCTTTGAGCAGATTATTTTTGAATATTAGTTCCGGTATCGATTCCAGCTCCTTTAAAGCGTAAGGAGGGTCGGCAAAGATAAAATCAAACTGCTCTCGTCCGCTGTTGATAAACTTAAATACATCGCCACGGATAGGCAGACATTTGTCAGTTTGTACTTCTTTCATTATTTTGCAGATAAACGAGTGATGAGCCGGATCTTTTTCCACACTGATCACACGGTCGCAGCCTCGGGATACCAGTTCGATACTGATACTGCCCGTGCCTGCAAACAAGTCAAGTGCAGTTACTCCTTCTTCGAAATCAATATAATTATTAAGTACATTGA
This sequence is a window from Bacteroides thetaiotaomicron VPI-5482. Protein-coding genes within it:
- a CDS encoding S-adenosylmethionine:tRNA ribosyltransferase-isomerase, encoding MKEDPKHIHISEYNYPLPDERIAKFPLAVRDQSKLLVYRHGEVSEDVFTSLPDYLPKGSLMVFNNTKVIQARLHFRKETGALIEVFCLEPIQPNDYVLNFQQTEHAAWLCMIGNLKKWKDGALKREMTVKGFPITLTATRGECRGTSHWIDFSWDNPEVTFADILEVFGELPIPPYLNRDTEESDKETYQTVYSKIKGSVAAPTAGLHFTPRVLEALQEKGIDLEELTLHVGAGTFKPVKSEEIEGHEMHTEYISVNRATIKKLIDHDGCAVAVGTTSVRTLESLYHIGVTLAENPDATEEELHVKQWQPYEKYDQIPPVVALQKILGYLDRNGLEALHSSTQIIIAPGYQYKIVKAMVTNFHQPQSTLLLLVSAFVKGNWRTIYDYALAHDFRFLSYGDSSLLIP
- a CDS encoding helix-turn-helix domain-containing protein, whose product is MYNKNRETLEAYVLGDDFKYFQNLKYLPLSVYPSNIQSALVVYCFSGKAKLNVYDDSHWIQPQELIILLPGQFVSFTEASDDFLTTTLVVSPTMFSDALSGVPRFSPHFFFYMRTHYWYPQTENDTRRLMNFFGMVKDKVTSNDIYRRELIIHLLRYLYLELFNAYEKEASLMTTRKDTRKEELANKFFGLIMKHFKENKDVAFYADKLCITSKYLTMVIKEVSGKSAKDWIVEYIVLEIKALLKNTNMNIQEIAVKTNFANQSSLGRFFRKHTGMSLSQYRMSNLG
- the aroB gene encoding 3-dehydroquinate synthase, encoding MSKQEVILCESLETSLGRAIERCPHDKLFILTDEHTQRLCLPSLKEVSFLKDAVEICIGAEDVHKTLETLASVWMALSQQGATRHSLLINLGGGMVTDLGGFAAATFKRGISYINIPTTLLAMVDASVGGKTGINFNGLKNEIGSFAPADSVLIETEFLRSLDAQNFFSGYAEMLKHGLISNTAHWVELLDFNTNNIDYAYLKNMVGRSVQVKEDIVEQDPFEHGIRKALNLGHTAGHAFESLALAENRPVLHGYAVAWGIVCELYLSHLKVGFPKDKMRQTIQFIKENYGSFAFDCKQYEQLYAFMQHDKKNTSGTVNFTLLKEIGDICINQTADKDTIFEMLDFYRECMGV
- a CDS encoding TonB-dependent receptor; amino-acid sequence: MKRLSVWWVLTLLCTFSIFAQNKVITVSGRVVESDSKEPAAQATIQLLSLPDSAYAAGIASSNKGWFTLPKVKAGKYLLKVSYIGFRTKFVPVQLSNNVTEKKMGTISLDPDAVMLSEAVITAEAPPVTVKADTTEYSAAAYPVPEGSMLEDLVKKIPGAEVSDEGKITINGKEIKKIMVDGKEFFSDDPKVSMKNLPANMIEKVKAYDKKSDMARITGIDDGDEEPVLDLTVKKGMKKGWIGNLIAGYGSQDRYEGGVMISRFKDDASLSIIGSANNTNNKGFSEFGDAGQGLGGGNAGSGITTAQSLGVNFAKDTKKLQIGGNVQYGHSDNDARRKTSSETFLGETSSFAQSENFSNRNRHDFRVDFRLEWRPDTLTTIIFRPNGSYSQTESSSRSWSKTENNSHSPVNEKEAASSSKSHNASFNGSLMAFRRLNNKGRNLSLGARFGYSDSESDSYSDSKTEFFEKDSISDISRYTDRNSDSRNWSVSASYTEPVFKNHFLQLRYEFAHRKQLSQSLVYDSINYYPYPEYIERGYDNELSTRVENFYDTHTADVSVRGIHPKMMYSVGVGVTPQSSLSKTTIGPNYKKNLPEQNVLNWAPSVMFRYMFNKQHVLMFRYRGRSSTPNIEDLQEVIDITDPMNLRYGNPNLKPSFNNNFTLDYRKFVPESMRSYSANLYYTSTLNSVANRMTYDPQTGARVYKKENVNGNWQARGFFSFNTPLKNKKFTISSNTNARFSDAVSYTSVGSSKNADQELSTTHNLGLGERFTSSYRSEVFDISLSGSVNYNLVRNSKQENSNRETFDYYIGGNTNVNLPWQVSISTDINCRFKDGYTGGLNNNEVMWNAQISKNFLKNNSGTIRFKIYDILKQQSSLSRSISETMMSDTEYNTLGSYFMVHFVYRFNTLGGKSPNRRGPGGGPRGGHGFGGGGRPMRF
- the cls gene encoding cardiolipin synthase — encoded protein: MIDWNILVSQIATVAFDIVYFGAIISTIVVIILDNRNPVKTMAWILILLFLPIVGLVFYFFFGRSQRRERIIGQKSYDRLLKKPMAEYMAQDCSDVPEEYARLIQLFQHTNQAFPFEGNRIAVYTEGYTKLQSLLRELQKAKQHIHIEYYIFEDDAIGRLVRDVLIEKASQGVEVRVIYDDVGCWHVPNRFFEEMRNAGIEVRSFLKVRFPLFTSRVNYRNHRKIVVIDGRIGFVGGMNLAERYMRGFSWGIWRDTHILIEGKAVHGLQTAFLLDWYFVDRTLITASRYFPKIESCGSSLVQVVTSEPIGPWKEIMQGLTMAINGAKKYFYMQTPYFLPTEQVLAAMQTAALAGVDVRLMLPERADNRITHLGSHSYLADVMQAGVKVYFYKKGFLHSKLMVSDDMLSTVGSTNVDFRSFEHNFEVNAFMYDVETALEMKEIFLQDQRESTQIFLKNWVKRSWRRRAAESVVRLLAPLL
- a CDS encoding RsmD family RNA methyltransferase — its product is MRVISGIYKRRRFDVPRTFKARPTTDFAKENLFNVLNNYIDFEEGVTALDLFAGTGSISIELVSRGCDRVISVEKDPAHHSFICKIMKEVQTDKCLPIRGDVFKFINSGREQFDFIFADPPYALKELESIPELIFKNNLLKEGGLFVLEHGKQNNFEDHPHFIERRVYGSVNFSLFR